Genomic window (Syngnathus typhle isolate RoL2023-S1 ecotype Sweden linkage group LG19, RoL_Styp_1.0, whole genome shotgun sequence):
aaaaaaaaaaaaaaacttgtaatACCAAATTCTTGATAAaatacaaaacttttttttttctaacataGGTTGATAGCATAGTTTCGTTGCTCTTTGAAAACACCCAGGGTGCCACGTCTATAAATAggttttccttcttcttccccCTCGCTCTTAAAACGCTACTGAAAAATTAAGGTGGGCTCACGGAGCTGTCGTCAAGGCAACGTCCGTAccaaagggggatgagtctaAAATAGGCTTGGAGTTGAGCGCAACGGTGTTTTCCTGGGAATCCTGCCAGCTTGACAAACATCCATAAATTAGCATCGAGATGCAGTAAATTCATTTCCACTTGCTCCGATAAATTGTTAATACCTCTCGTGACCTCATCACTTCCTGGTTTGCCCGCGCGAAGGAGGAATCCACCATTGCCGTGGCAACGGTGTCGTcactgttgtcatggcaacgtcCCCTGCATTCAGCTTCTAACTCCGTGTTTATGCGGCTTATCCCAACATTGACTGCTAAAAGACATTGAACAGGCCAATGGCTCCAGTGGGACTTTGTTGACATGACACAGCAATTATTATCATGGaaagatttttcttttaattattaTACATTGTTTTTTCAACATCAACAGTAGATAATCATATAAAAAAATTCTTTAGTGTACAATGACTATTGCATAGTGACATCGCCACCTACTGGCCTGACATGCGTACTACAGCTTTTTCAGTCCTTTTGCATCCAAGTGTCTTTTTGTTCCCAAGTATCCTCGCAGGGAGCTTGTCAGTTTTTCTGGAATTTGGCGATAAAGAATCCGATGGTGTCCCCGTCTGCCCTTTTGGCAAGGGGCGTCGTGGCGGCAGCCTCCCAGCTCAACTCTGGTCGGAACCTCTGGAGGAGGCCGAGCTGCTCCGGGGTCAGCCCAGCGCCCGGCATGCCATCACCACCCACACGAGGCTCCTGGAGAGGCGAGCCGATGAAATGAGTGTATGAGGTGGGAAACAATAGCCAAGATGCTGACATTGGTCTTCGTACCTGAGGCTGCAGCGTGAGTCTGGGGAAGGTGCGAAGGGCCCAGGCCACCTGCTCCTCGTTCTCTGCCAGTGTCACTGTGCATGTGCTGTACACCAGAACGCCACCACGCTTCAATGCGTGCACCGCCTGCAGGTACAAATCAAACAGCAAGTGTCTCTACTGTCATCTAGTGGCGAAAAGTAAAGCATACTGTTTGTACGTACAGCATGGAAGAGGCTTCTTTGCAGGGGTGGGTAGGAGCAAACTTCCTTCAGACTCCAGGTGCTCATCATGTTTGGCCTCTGGCCGAGCCCACTGCAGGGCGCGTCCAAGAGCACCCGGTCGAAGCTCTCAGAAGCGAAGGGTGGCCCTGGAGAACAGGCGAGAACTTTACGATTCATTCAGAGATTTGTGCCACTGGGCTGCAGAAGTAAATATCACCTTCTTGGTCGCCGATGATGTCATCGCATACGACTTTGGTGCTGTTGAAGCAAAATGCCTTCACGCTACTCAATTGCAACCTTTCAGCATTCTGGCGAATCAGCTCAATCTTGTTTCTGATCCTGTCCAAGGCCACCACTTCGCCCTGACGACAATTTTTTGTGCACAGTTGAGTAAATGTGAGAGACAGAAGAAGTAGTTATGTTGTTTTGCAGTGTACCCGATCCTTCATGAGGGCTGCGATGTGACACGTCTTCCCCCCCGGGGCGGCGCACATGTCCAGGACGCGCTCTCCGGGTTGAGGACCCAGAACGTGGCCCACCACCACAGATGGAAGGTTCTGGCGTAAACAATACTTTTATGACCATACTGCTCTCCAAAGTCTAAAACCTCCAAAAGGAGACCCCCAAAATAGCCAAAGAAAACCAAAAATCTGGACTTGTGACAGTTCATCATTTTACCTGTAAGAAGGCCAGACGAGGTAAGACTCCATCAAAGGAGGGAGTCCAGTAAAGGGGTTCCGTCATACGCACGCCGACGCCCCTGGCGAGACATGCAACTCAAAACTATGAATTTTGTATGTCATGTGAACATATTTTCCTTTTGCATTTTGTAACGTTACGAATGTCTTAATGTTAGTTAACAACACTTTGAGCTACCTGATGGTTTCTCCCGTGCCGAAAATGTCGGCGCGGTCCTTTTCGGCCACACCGTTGCCCACAAATGTTCTCTTGCCGTGAAAGCCGAATGCTCCTCGGGTGCACTTTCCCTCCACGTCGGAGAATACCGACACAGTGTCCCCGGACTTCATGTCTGCAACACAAGCATGGCTGCACTCACAGTTTTTCAGCACTCTAAATTGTCTGTCCCAAGgtttgaatgatgaaaaacgcttaaaataaatgttttttacattttggacaGGCAAGTATTCCGGGTGCAAAGACGTGGGCGCCCCTGAGCACAGCGTTGCCGCATTGCACACCTGCCACCACCTCGGAGCTGAGCTGCTGCACACATCTgcagaagacaaaaacaaaagaaaattgtcacgctaaaaatgctattttttaaaaatatctccAAAAGTTATTTTTCAAGAAGATTTTTGAGAAAATGCTCCTCAGGTTTGCACGGCAATTTTGTACCTCGGTCCGACCACAGGGATCAGAAGCACATCCGGAACGCTGGGATGAGTGTCGATCTCAAGCTCCTCACCCTCAGATGCACACGTTTGCTACATCAACAAACGTAAACACGACAACTCAGAGATAAACATTTCcccccctttcttttctttcatctcACCTTCTTGAGCTCCTCACCCAGTTTTCGTCTAATGTCTTCCAGGGACGCCAGGTGGACGCTGGCCCGGACGCAAGTGTATGACGGGGGATGCGACAGGCAGGTGAGAAGCGTCTGAAAGTGGCGCTCGGCTTCCTGATGGCCGATGGACGCCAACAACTTGCAACAAACGAGTTAAATTTCCTGGTTGGTGTGCAAGCATGAActgctgttgttgttcttttgttctttgaaGTTATACATTACAAAACAGCATGTAAGACACCTGAAGGTCAACAACACTTCGTTTGGCAGCTTATTactgtagtagtagtagttagGCATTACAGCTATGTGAAGCATATCAGATAAATACTGGGTCTAAATTCCATTTGCATTTCTTGAAAGTAATTAGGACGAATTATCTCAAAATTCTTCCGTTTAGGGTCACGTTGAAACTATACTGTAGCGggataatgatttttttccacTGCCATGACAACAAATGTGCAGATTTAATCAAAAACATACCTCTTTGTTTAGGAAACCTTCTTTCAAGTAATCGACGACCTCCGGCCTCAGAGAAATTTTCGGAAAAACCAACATTGTGTCTGTTTTTGTTGCGATTTTATAGTGAGCCATGACACATGCCACTCTAATGTGTTAATTGTCCACTTTTCTCGCAGCAAGGTACCGCCACAACATTTCGGTATGTGAATCGCCGGTGTTTCCACTTCCGTATACGTCACCGCGAACGCTCACGCAAATAGCACTAAactgttttttcttctgtttttaaaatgtgtagaTTATAAAATCCATAGTTTTATAGAATGATGTGATTAGTGAGCGAgcgtttattgtatttttttaaggtTAAAAACCATGAACGCGTCGTGGCGTGATGACGTCAGCAATAATTCGTTCAATATGTATAGCTCCTTTCCTCTCGAGCAGGCCCAGTTGACGGCAAGGGCTGCTGGGTTTACGGTGCCGAACACACCGCACATACGGCAACTCTATGCGGCTCTCTTAACACAGACTACGAAACTCCGAGTCGTCTTTCGCTACCCCCGGCCACATTTGTAGATGTCTCCGGGAGCGAATGGAGTCCTTGTCGGAGCAACAGTCGCCGTGAGTTTGCAGCTTAGCTCAGCCTAGCCGCCGTGTGTGGGGACTTGCAGTTCAGTACCGACCGACGGATGTTAGGAACAAAGAACGGACGTACGAACGGACATTGGCatcctttttattttaaacaatgGGACTCATATTCGCTAAACTGTGGAGCTTCTTCTGTAATCAAGGTGCGTAAAGAGTTAATTATTTTGGCCGCAAGAAAATAGAATAAAACTACTCCGACCAGTTTAATCGTTTTCGACGAGTACAGTTGACTTTGTAACACGGTGTTTTCTATAAACTCTTCGCCATTTTATTGTCTGAGTGGTTATTAAATGTGATTTGCATTCAAACGAAAGAGagttaggaaaaaaaacatacttgtcttttttgggttaattttgtttgtttggatgaACGGTCGATTGATTTGCACTGTCTGGACAGCACCTTGTTTGACGTCACGATGGGTTGACCTTTGCTAGTGAAAAATGTTTACATATAAGAGTACTTCATTTCACcccaaaaaatatgttttttttgtttgaaattttctttttatttgagaagataaaaacgtttttcttctgtgaaaatgtgacatttggaaATAGCCTAAACAAATCCATCACTCGAAACGTAATGTTAGtggttgaaaatgttttgaaatagacttttttttgttttgtttttaaatcactcAAATCTGGTATTTGAACAAAGTCgtggagacttttttttatttaacctcTGCGCATGTTGGCAGCATTTTTACAAAGCCGCAGGAAGTCATCGACATGACTCTTGTTAGAATTGGAAGCCTCTAATCAGGCTTCCTTCCTGGATGAGCTGAGAGCACAATGACTCCTGAGTCCTGACTTCCCTAGATGACTGCGACTACCACAAAAATGACGGAAATGTGGCCCATTTTTTTTGACAGAACACAAGGTGATCATCGTTGGCCTGGACAACGCTGGCAAGACCACCATACTCTACCAGTTGTGAGGCactttattattaatttttaatgattttatgGCTTAGGTTCCTTATTCTGCCAGTTTAGTGTCtacttttaataataaaaaaaaaaagaattgtgaaGTACTAAGCGGGaaatgtacctaataaagtgtcttTTCACAAGTCTGATGAATGAGGTGGTCCACACGTCGCCCACCATCGGCAGCAACGTGGAAGAGATCGTGGTGAAGAACACGCACTTCCTCATGTGGGACATTGGCGGACAAGAGTCGCTAAGATCCTCCTGGAACACGTACTACGCCAACACCGAGGTACACACACTCGCAGATGTGTGAATGGGAGCAGATGGTGTGTTTGTTCACCGAGCACACAGCAGCTGGGGGGCCGCTCTGGTTCAAAGGTTAAGCGTTGACAAAGACATCCCCTCCCTCTCCCCGGAAAGTGGAAAGTCTGCCCTTCATGTGTCGTATTAGCAGTATTTTTAATGAGttattaaataaataccatGATGTAAAATCTTAGTTTCGGAACAGTAGTTAAATTTCCTAACTTATTATTGTAGCctcatgaaataaataaaaaataaaaaacaatgtgACGTAGCTGAAAGAAGCATAAATGCTGAGAAAATCTTGTGGTCGCTTTGGCAACGCATCGCATGCTATTCCATCAATTTAAAGGCTGCTGTTGCCGGGCGTGCTGTGGAGCCTTGGCCGTCTTTTAttccttgtctttctttttttggggctcAGTCGTAGTGGTTCTTTGTGCAGTTTGTCATCCTGGTGGTGGACAGCACCGACCGAGAGCGTCTGGTAATCACCAAAGAGGAACTTTACAGAATGTTGGCTCATgaggtaagggggggggggggggctacctTGCTCTTGGCTTTCTGTCTCCAAGCGGCCGATCGTGACTCCTCTCTTGCAGGACCTGCGCAAAGCAGCTGTGCTGATCTTTGCCAACAAGCAGGACATGAAGGACTGCATGTCAGCGGCCGAGATCTCAAAGTACATGACGCTGAGCGCCATTAAAGATCACCCGTGGCACATCCAGTCCTGCTGCGGTCTCACGGGGGAAGGGTACGCCCACACATGAAAAAAATACTGGAGCTCACACGGAAAGTGATGAAAACGAATATTCGCTTTTGAGAACATATTCCCTCcatgactttttgttgttgtaaaacaaacaaatgatcagttcatcctcacgttctgcaggagcctgatattgaatcaggtgtgtttaactagggaaacttggaaaacatgtagggattcaGCCCCctaggactggagtttgagacccctgttttaaaacaacaaaaaaaagctttttcctCTCGGTGTATTTTGATTTCACAAGAAGGTATTACTTTAACAACAACTTATCTTACAAAACCATTCTTTTTGGTTCCAGTTTGTGTCAAGGTCTGGAGTGGATGACATCACGGGCTGGACTCAGATAGCAGCCCCTCCCGTTTCTGAAATCTTTCATGGAACTTGGAAGTAACCCCTCCCACAAGAGGTTTCTCTCATttccttccatttttttcttctttttttctttggaacGAACACATACGCATTTGGGCCGGAAATGAGATGCAGCCACAACATTCAGGGACGTAAGCGAATGTAGGCTGTGgtttaacaaaaaaacaaaactcacaCACACCCACGTTCGTTGTTGCGTCTACATAAGCTACGACATGGTTGGTGGGTTTAGCTCCATGAGCAAAAGTGTGCttggttatttttttcttttggacaaAGAGAAGTGGTTACTTTTTTTAAGGACAGTATTTTAAATTTCACTATTTAATGTCATTGTCTTGGAGTATTTCAGCGAGGAaggtcgctttttttttttttttccctccccccccTAGACGGGAATGGTGCTCTTGTGTATTTTTGCAAGTCGGCGATGTGCACTTTTGTAGTAAGAATGAAGTAAGGGTGGTGGCAGTATTTGAGCCATGTGAGTCAACAGCATTAAGACATCTTTGTAAAGTGCGTTACATTTATGACAAGATTAAATATTTTTCAGCCatgggaggttttttttttttctaacttgaGTTTGAACATTAATTTAAGACCTTAGTTAGAAACCTTAACTCTAATTTAAAACTTCCCACTTGAAACTTCAAGCATAGATTAAAACCCAAATTTAAAACCCTAACTTTAAATTGTGAGCCATGTGTTGaaccaaacaaaagcaaaatgacACTCATAAAAAAGGTGTTTATTCACATCAGTAATATATTAGAACACAGAAAAGTAAGCACAGATACAGTCATTATGTAGCTTAGTTTCACTCTATACACAAGTGCATGGAAATCAGGTGCACacaaatatagaaaaaaaaaggaatatttaggacacacaaaaaagaacatCTGACGGAAAAGCTGCGGTAAAACGCGCTTCGTTAATCTAAGCGGAGAGAAACGTTCATACTTCAAAACAGTAACACAAGTTCCAGCCCAGGAAACTGCCTCCTTTTTGTTGTTGACTTTCTTTGCAATTTACCTCGTCTCAACATTTGTTAGAAAAAAACTCTTAACATGCATATAATCCTAGAAAAGCGTGAGAACTGCTTTGCGTGAAAAACACAACGATAACTGGACAGTGAAGACTCACGCGCACACGACTCTGGGacacctgtaaaaaaaaaaaaaaaaacattgcattgtTGTCACATTGGCACAAATTCTAGTTAGCTCTCACCTGTCCTCTGTGAAgccctccagctcctcctcttCGTCGTCCTGGTCGTCCAGCTCCATGTCCAACTCGTCGTTGTCCAGGCCGTCACCACCATAGCCGCTAAGGACACTAAAAGGGGCGGCAAAGGTGAGTTGGCTGGTGGTGTGGGGGAGGTCAAAACCAAAAACCGCTCTTACCTGACGTAGCGGCACGTGAGGAAAACTATCCTCTTGAGCTTTTTGTTGTAGAAGAAGTAGTTGAAGGACCACAGGCTGCCCTCCTCCCCGAAAGGATCAGAATCCAGATCAGGATTGTAGCTGGGGGTGGGGGAGGAAAAAGTCAGTACTGTTGAGGATGGCCACCAGAGAGAGACATTTAGCCACACTCAAACTGCCTGGTTGGATTGGCCGCTTCATAAATTATTGACAATTAGATGAAAATCTCGTAAGAAAACGTTATTGGAgtgtcacaaaaacaaaatctggTCTAAAACTGATTTGAAATTTAAGTAAAACAATGTTATAGCTAGTTGCCTGCAAATCCCAAGACACAGAAACAACAATTCTAACTTAGGGACAGTTTTAAGTCTGCCATTAATGTATCATGCATATTTTTGGGGTTGTCAAAATAATATCAGGGACTGCATGGATTACCTGTAGATGTCGCAGGCTGGCAGGTTGATCTCTTGGTCGATGGCACTCCACAGCTCAGGTCCCAGAGAGTTAAATCCTTCCCCGACAGCAGAGAACAAGCTGCTGTTGACAGCGTTGGCCACCTGACCGCCACGAAATTTTTGTTAGGTTTcggcttttaaaataaaataaattcaattGAACGTGTACTAACCCAGTTGAGACTTGGCTCCCTGCTGAACTCATGCGCCCGCGCCGCACTGAAGTCATAGTCCGGCCTGAAGGACTCGTTAAGCGTGGTGATAAGGTAGAAGATAGTCTTCCTGCAGCACTTGTCACTCAGAGGGTTCTCCGCGTCCTCGGCGCTCTTAGCCAGCCTAAAGGGAGAAGATGTTTTTTTATCGCGGAATGCAAGGCGATTGATTTTTGGGGGTAGGGCGACGGCGACTGACAGATCGGGACTGGCGGCGCTGGCAGACTGCGGCGGGGACAGAGCCTCCAGGACGTGCGGCTGGCCTTCCTGGCAAAACTGCTTGAACATATGCTTATCGTCGCCTGCCATCTTGCATGAGTAGCTCTCGATCCTGTTGGCAGACAAAAGCAATgattaaagaaaaagacaaaacatgtAAAGCGAGTCAAGTCACTCAAGCGAGAATGTAACACTAAAGAACACAGCTGTGGAAAAGATTTTAAAACataaccaattttttttaatcgatgCTAGTATtcagataaaaaagaaaagctaaaACAAACTCGTCGCTTTTTATGCTGCTTCTTATACTGTCAAATTCGATTGTAAGGTGTTCCTAATGATGCGGCATGCACATTTTGACACAAGTGACTTTCATCTTTGAATACTTGAGGCAAACTCATAACACCTACAAAAAGTGGAAGTGTTTTTGCTGTTCAAACAAGATTAGCTGCTCATCTCCACCGCCAAAGCTTATCTCTGAAAGTCATGTGACAAGACCAAGTTGCTGCACTTTTATTTCTTCGTGTCAGATGGTGGTGTAATGTGATGCGTTGGAACAGACTGCTTGTTATGCAAGATCGAGCTTGCTCAAGGCAACACTGTTGACTATTGTAGAGACAGAGCTGACCCTTTCCTCCCCTCGCACACAAATAGCTGATGTCAACAAACAACTTTGACACACCCAACAAATGACAACAATTTGACACACGAAAGTCCACAAGTGAGACACACGAAAGCTCCACAAGTGTAACACTCCAAAACAACgtactttgtgttgttttgcatAAATATATAAGAACGGCTGTAAAACCTAtgaggtaaaaaataaaaaaaatacttttaagaAAAACAGCACGTTAGAAATACACCACTCTAAAAAGATGTTTGTGCACTTATTTCCAAGTGGGCATTCTGTCACTGCCTGATGCTGCTAAACTAA
Coding sequences:
- the nsun6 gene encoding tRNA (cytosine(72)-C(5))-methyltransferase NSUN6 isoform X2, whose protein sequence is MKSGDTVSVFSDVEGKCTRGAFGFHGKRTFVGNGVAEKDRADIFGTGETIRGVGVRMTEPLYWTPSFDGVLPRLAFLQNLPSVVVGHVLGPQPGERVLDMCAAPGGKTCHIAALMKDRGEVVALDRIRNKIELIRQNAERLQLSSVKAFCFNSTKVVCDDIIGDQEGPPFASESFDRVLLDAPCSGLGQRPNMMSTWSLKEVCSYPPLQRSLFHAAVHALKRGGVLVYSTCTVTLAENEEQVAWALRTFPRLTLQPQEPRVGGDGMPGAGLTPEQLGLLQRFRPELSWEAAATTPLAKRADGDTIGFFIAKFQKN
- the maf1b gene encoding MAF1 homolog, negative regulator of RNA polymerase III b, giving the protein MKLLENSSFEALSSRLCAETGESRILGRIESYSCKMAGDDKHMFKQFCQEGQPHVLEALSPPQSASAASPDLLAKSAEDAENPLSDKCCRKTIFYLITTLNESFRPDYDFSAARAHEFSREPSLNWVANAVNSSLFSAVGEGFNSLGPELWSAIDQEINLPACDIYSYNPDLDSDPFGEEGSLWSFNYFFYNKKLKRIVFLTCRYVSVLSGYGGDGLDNDELDMELDDQDDEEEELEGFTEDRCPRVVCA
- the nsun6 gene encoding tRNA (cytosine(72)-C(5))-methyltransferase NSUN6 isoform X1 — encoded protein: MAHYKIATKTDTMLVFPKISLRPEVVDYLKEGFLNKELLASIGHQEAERHFQTLLTCLSHPPSYTCVRASVHLASLEDIRRKLGEELKKQTCASEGEELEIDTHPSVPDVLLIPVVGPRCVQQLSSEVVAGVQCGNAVLRGAHVFAPGILACPKYMKSGDTVSVFSDVEGKCTRGAFGFHGKRTFVGNGVAEKDRADIFGTGETIRGVGVRMTEPLYWTPSFDGVLPRLAFLQNLPSVVVGHVLGPQPGERVLDMCAAPGGKTCHIAALMKDRGEVVALDRIRNKIELIRQNAERLQLSSVKAFCFNSTKVVCDDIIGDQEGPPFASESFDRVLLDAPCSGLGQRPNMMSTWSLKEVCSYPPLQRSLFHAAVHALKRGGVLVYSTCTVTLAENEEQVAWALRTFPRLTLQPQEPRVGGDGMPGAGLTPEQLGLLQRFRPELSWEAAATTPLAKRADGDTIGFFIAKFQKN
- the LOC133143506 gene encoding ADP-ribosylation factor-like protein 5B is translated as MGLIFAKLWSFFCNQEHKVIIVGLDNAGKTTILYQFLMNEVVHTSPTIGSNVEEIVVKNTHFLMWDIGGQESLRSSWNTYYANTEFVILVVDSTDRERLVITKEELYRMLAHEDLRKAAVLIFANKQDMKDCMSAAEISKYMTLSAIKDHPWHIQSCCGLTGEGLCQGLEWMTSRAGLR